In Ananas comosus cultivar F153 linkage group 14, ASM154086v1, whole genome shotgun sequence, the genomic stretch CATTTATAGAAGTTCAGAGTTTGTAGATAATTTTGCAGTCCAGCTTTCGAAGTCCAGTTTTCGAAGGCAtttatagataattttgcaggggtatatatttaaattttcttttttacttttatgttttatatgtGCTTATTAGCATCTGATGAAGGATTTCAGGAAGCTGAAAGGAAAATACCACTCAACTATGCTTCAAGATATAGCAGCAGAAGCGGAGGGCTTCAGAGATCTGCATATCTTCCATTCAAGGTTCGTAATATTTACTGACACATTTTATTCAACCTTAAAGATCTATAAATAATGCTTTTCGAAATGTAATCTTAGTGGCAAAAAATGTCGACCAAACTAATCACTTGTAAGAATTTTAAGTAGATTTTTGACGCCTTAAGCCTAATCTTTGTCTATGTCATTAGGTGTGGCTGTAAACAAAGTAATCACAGCAAAGCCAAAGCTTACCATTGTACCGAGCCCTTTGTTCACACACCAAATtgttcaaaaatcaaattttactcAACTCTAGTTTGTTGGTTTTGCAGATGGGAAATTAAGGGATTTTTGGAAAGTACTTTAACTTCTGTATTCTTCTGTCATGAttatttttgaagttaaagtttgagacaaaaaagaaaaaaagatccgTAAGGTAGatgcttaaaaaatatatatatttgcggTCCTTTTATTAAATAGATATATGAGTCAGTTTCTGCATTCAATCTTTGAAAGTTGTGTTATTGACTTAAATCTTTTCGAGCAGGTTAATAGTTCTGGGGTGATGCCTATAATATTTTCTACATCTTCGCTGGCTTTGCCCGGTACTCTGGCGCGCTTTACTGGTTTATCTGCTCTTAAAAATGCTGCAGTCGCTTTAAACCCAGGAGGTAATTTTCTCACTTTCCTAATTCATTATTATATAGAAGCACAAACTACATTGTACTTAAAGAGTTGTTGGTTGTATCTTCAGcatttacttcttttttatattacaGACTTTTTATTTGTAACTTTGGGCTTAATATCTGCACTTTGAGGCATTTAGATTGTAAGATATACATACAATAACTCCTATCCAAAGTACTCTCATTGCTCATAATTTCTTGCAGGTGCTTTATATCTTCCTACCAATATATTGCTCATAGCTTTTTTCAATTACTACTACACCTTTCTCCAACTGGATCCCGACGATGTTAGTGAGCAATTGAAGCGCCAAGGTGCTTCGATTCCTCTTGTCCGACCCGGAAAAAGCACTGCTGCTTTTCTGAAAACAGTAAGTAGCTTCATTTTCTTCGTAAATTAGCGAACCCTCCTCTTGCTCTCACGCTGAAGAGTGATGGAACAGTAACCGTAGGTTAGTTAAATGCAAAATGATTCCAGTTCTAATTTCTCGTGGTTTCTATTGTAGGTTCTTAGCCGGATATCGGTTCTGGGCTCTGCCTTTTTGGCCGTGCTCGCTGCAGGGCCGGCAGTGATCGAACAAACCACGCACTTAACTGCATTCCGGGGATTCGCGGGCACATCTGTTCTCATCCTCGTCGGTTGCGCGACTGATACAGCAAGAAAAGTGCAGGCGGAGATAATATCTCAGAAATACAAAAACATCGAGTTCTACGACATTAACCGGTACGGCCCGCCGTGAATACACTCAGCGAGATTCATGtactcttttctctttttttttttgcttgttcaTACATCGTGGCGCGAGACAGAAGATAGATCTTTCTTTGTTATGTACTTTGATCATCTTGCTGGGAAGTGTATGAATCAGTTTGGAGAAAAATTCATTTGTCTTAGTAACATTACCTTGATGTAAAATGGTGTAGTATTGCCCACACTCGGATTAGGGTTAATTGCGTATGTATGTACCCCTACATTATAATATTGTATATTCATTTTTGTAAAGTGTGAATTATCGAATATATTCCTCAAAGTTGCGTAGTTtgtaaatatttctctttctccaAATTTGACATTTTTCTCACAAAATAATCACTCTGTCCTTGGCTTAATATACGGATCatgaattatttatttgaaaaagagtTGTTATAAAAACTGTTTTTCCGCAAGAGTGCTCTCGTCCAAACGGTGAAATTCATCTATCATATTTTGGAGGTTTAGAGAGTTACATTTAATGGTAATTAGACTTAGTTTGATATTTAGATCTATctaattttattagataaaatagagttgagaaaaaaacatatagcGATATACTTCTACGTTTTCTGTTGGAATCGTCGAAATGCAATATCACGTACGGAAACATCacatacggaaacaaatagAGTATTTTGCAATCTTTCTGCAATCCTTAAAACTTTATATGCATAAAActgtaatttttaactttttagggATACATATGAAAttgtgccaaaaaaaaagatgggtcgttctcaaaatagtccatagttgACGGGGGCTTCGAGTAATTTTGCCTCTTTGTGCTGCAGTAACGGTAGAAAAATTCTCCTTTCTCCCGATCCGTCTCCACctcatttctttctctctctccaacctcaaatctagggtttctgcgctctctctcgatcgatcgatcgacaTGGACGCCGTTGATTCCGTCGTGGATCCGTTGAGGGAGTTCGCCAAGGACAGCTTCCGCCTCGTCAAGCGATGCCACAAACCCGATCGCAAAGGTTAGTCTCTCTCCTGCTCTGAATCCGTAGATCTACGAAACTGTGCAATTTTATTATCGATTCGATTTTGATGGGGTTTTTCCGATGCCCTAGAGTTCACGAAGGTCGCGATTCGCACCGCGATCGGGTTCGTGGTGATGGGATTCGTAGGGTTCTTCGTGAAGCTGATCTTTATCCCGATCAACAACATCATCGTTGGATCTGGTTGAGGTGAGTAGTTGTGTGAATCCCTAATTAGAAAAATTACTGTTTCGACCAGGTTTTAATGTTAACTCTTGTTCTGAATTTACCGTTCTTATTTGTTCCACATCTTGTATAGTTGTATACTACATGAGTAGAAAAAgaggggagaaaaagaaaaaaacctgCAAAACCACCTTAACTTTGACCtgattgaaattgaaatttactAAATCGTGCACCGTGCACAAAATTCCATTAAGATCTCTAAACATCATCACCATGCGACTGCAACATGGCAGTGAAAAATTTGTCAGAACCCGACCCGAACTTTAGCCAGATAACAGTTAGAAAGTTGTAAATTTAGGCGGCAATTTGCAATAAAACCAAAGTTTACGCACCCCCGAGCTTTTTCTCTAGATAGAAATGCCAAATAGCTTTTATTCTGGTTGTGTTCTATGTTGAGGTCGTatctatttttcacttttttattgTCCAAAATTTTCAGCTGTTACTTGTAATTTATGAAGTGTAATTTTGGTAGCTGCTACAAAATTTTGCTTTGATTTGCATGTTTTGTTTTGTGATTTGTCATGTTTCGATTTTCCTTTAGTATGCTGCTATGAGGAAGAACATGTTTAGAAGTTTTCTTTAGTTTGATTAGTCATTTCCTAGTTCTATTATCATGGTTTTTTGACATTGAGAAATTCATTTACCTGAATAAAAGATAAAACTCATCCCCAAGCATTAGAGTCTCTATTTGGCTCTCGACTCGATTAACATGACCTTTGCTGGATTAACTCTGCTCTTCGTTTCATTCTAATCGACACTTATGAAACAGGCATTATCATTACGTGCACTGCAATCCCTGTCGTGTTTGTTATTCGTGAcattctttcctttttccccAGATTTTTTGAGTTGGAAGGTAGTGCCCATGAACTATTTTCTACTCCTATACATGTTAATCCGACGCCACTTTCATAGACGTCACATATGTAGCCTCGAATTACTTTTTATATAAatcgcattttatattttgaaacttGTTTGTTGGTGTTTAAAGTTCGTGAATGTTTAAGAACGCTATCTTCTAGGTGAATGAAATCACATGTGCTGCGGCGCTCAATTACATCCAGCTTTAATTTGCATTAATTTACATGAATCCATCTGAGTTTATCAGTACTAAGCTGTTCTTCACTTTTGTTTCGGTTGCAGAGTTTCTGAGGAACAAGGATGGGGTCTTTAGATAAAATCAGAATCAACTTATGTTGCTTTGGCATTTAGGGAGTTTGAATTCTTATGTACAAGAAGACATTTAATTCGATTTTTTTGGATTGCttgctttatattttgttagaaaatctGCGATGGATTATCTTATTcggtttttttttctatttttttcttttatccttcGTCATCTTCTCTGGACTCACTTGTGGGAGCCTCCCAAACacgtatttatatttatttatattaatctgAAGCCAAAGACGCGAGCTTTAAATTTAAGCTGTCGAAACTATGCTAAACAAAATTTAAACCAGTTGGAGCTTCTGGAAAAGTGCTAATTCCATGCAGGGCTGTTTTGCCCTTTGAGGCATTGTTTCACCCAGTTGAAGCTTCTGGATAGTGCAGCAGGTATTGTTTGAGTGTAGTTGTGTATTAGACTCCAACAAATGTTTATGTTCAGTATGTCGGAATGATATCACTCTTTTTTGAGTGGGGTGTACACACCATCttcttcaaaattcaaaataacacattaaaatttaaatcaaaattggaTGGCAtggaatgtttttttttatattattagaatTAAGGAATCGGATTTTTTGTTTCTTGGGAGTTTtcgatattttttatttggttgcatgGTTTGTCTTATCTatgatatgatttattttagtatGAAAAAAATAACTCCGTCACATGCCTATTTGTCAAAATAAGCTTAAGTGAATTAAAAAGATATTGTAAATAAGTTCGAAGAGGTCGTAAAATTAACATGTAATTTATTGGATGTCGCtgcataatattaaaaaaatcagaaaaaaaaaatgtataaatgttttatacttaatttttataaattgaaaattttatatatatatatatatatatatatatagggataatttcatagatgcccttccagaaactattaatttcatcaatgcCCTTCTAAAACCGATAATATTATGAATGCCctccaataaataaaaaattatcataaatacccttcaCTAGTTAAGTTCGGTCAAAATCCCTTTAAAATagagttatatttttaaaatgccatttttaccctttatctccCATTAACAGTAGAAATACTAATAGATATTTCAAGACAATTTCTATAAacctaaatttaattatttaatatactaaatattaaattaaattattaatatatattaattattaaaaaatatataaaaattgtattttatatatagtatgtttttatatgattttggttttgttttcggCTTCGGATTTCGGTTCAAGTTTGGTTTAGATATAAATCAAAACCATAATTGAGTTTGaatataatgtgattttattttttttgtaactttAACTGAAACTATCCGTACTCAGTATCGATTAAGCTCACCCCATTCAAAATCGAGTTCAAATAAAATTGTGTACCTATATCAATTCACATTCCTAATcagtaatagtaattttgaaataaaagatagatttaattttttttcctatttaataaaaaataaatcaaataacaatatgcatgtatttttttgtcgactaaaaaaaagagagttttgttcgtaggctaaaatatattatattttagttttttaatgtatttaatggagaaaattattgagaataattttggttaaaaaaatttttaagcttccaatattaaaaaaagataggaaaaatcctcaacttttatttttatttaaatttttatacatagttatttacttgccaaaatttaaatagagccactagatttggtaaaatcatcaaaaaatttgataaaattctcatttttcatacactaaaattagttaattttttaaaaaactaaaagttaatgggttgtcaactaaaataataaaagttgagggagcagtttcaaaatggcatatagttgagagggtctccatacatttttttgcTTAAGGCATAGTTGAGGGCAAATaggtcattttaaaaattaacccaTCTTTAACCTTTTAATAACTATAGTAAAGTTAAGACAACTGACGGTAGGGGTATTGGTGATAATTTTAAGTGTTTACAGGGgtatatgtgatattttaaactttataggggcatatatgatattttaaactttgggaggggtatctatgaaattgccccatatatatatatatatatatatatatatatatatatatattttttgactgGGTGACCCGGACCCGAGTTAATTTCTCACCCACACCGAACGAGTCCACGTCCTCGTTCCCGTCACCACCCtgcctcatctctctctctctctctctctctctctctctctctctcttatatccAACTCCCCAAAAAGAATAGCTACATCACCATGCCTCCTCTTCCCCACGCTCTCCTCTCCCCTTCTCCAACCCTCATCCTCTCCCCGAAGCCCCATCCGCACCATcgccccctccctctccccctccacGCCAGATGCTCTCTCCGCGCCGCGATTCCCACCGAGAGCCCCCCGGCGAGGGGAGGCCTCGCCATTACCAAGCTCTCCCCCGCCGAGCTCTCGAGGACGATCATGGAGCTCGCCTCCGCGGGCACGCTCTCCGCGCTCACCCCCGACGGGTGGCCCCTCGGCGTCGGCGCCCGCTTCGTCGCCGACGCGGGAGGCGCCCCTGTGCTGTGCTTGCACTCGCGCGACGGGTCGGTCGCGAGCGATGCGAGATCCAGCTTCCATGTTATGGTATCATTGACCATTGGggttctcccttttttttttgcctaaagtttgaatttttatgtGTTTTGGATTGGTAATTGCGTTAATTAGGTCTTTTTTTCTGCGAGTTTTGGGAAGTTGAGTGTCAATATTGGTAATACCCACGCTATTCCCCCCAACTACAAGTTTATCTCTGTGCATAGCAAATCCATAAGCTATGTTGGAGTTGAGCCATTCGAACTGATCCCCATTATTACTAACCAAGCACAATGGTTGTTAAAATATACATGCAATCCCTGAAATAGGAGTTTCAAACCAATACAGGGCCTTGGAGTTTGCTTCTGTTGTTTCATTTGATgttttatgtgttttttttttttttgaattttattctttatttgcTTGGCGAGAACAGTTTGAGCAGAGTGGATCGAGGACGCCGCAATGTACACTTCTGGGTAACGTGGTTAAACCCAGTGACGAAATGCTTTTGAAggtaaactttttaattttctttctctaCTGTTTTTGTCGCGGATATGTGAAGATTCATGTTTATTACTGCACTTTTCACCTGCAATTTATGAAATGCCTACACCTTCGAGGAATTGCATTGCATTTTGGCAGAAGCTTCGGACTAGATGGGAGAAGAAGTTCGGAGAAGAGATAGATGCAGACCTTTTACATTTGATCTCTGTCGAACGGATATTTCACAGGGAAGATTTCAAGGAGGTAGGGCGTAATTATTCGTGCTATTTCTTCTGCTTCTTTTATTTTCCGAAGCTTGAAGAGTGTGACAAGGGATATACTCTGAAATTGTAGTTGTTTGTTTCCCTTTTCCTGCCAACTTATTCAGTGAATGAATCCTTCAGCGGAGCTTATACAAATAGATCACAGACACTTCTACAGGGAGTATACGAGGATCAATTACTCTTACCCTTCACAAGGAGAGAAGATCATATGTGACACTTCTTTAAGCATAAGAATGAGATGTGCTAATTGCTATAAACCTGGGCCTTCCAAATAAATATTAGGTATAAACATAGAGAACTTATTTgtactatggaccattttgagttggctacctaacatttcaaaattctgatttcactatttaaaatttcaatttgtttgatttgaatcaatgaACGACACTTTGActctaaaatttgaatgcatcgtttatttttacagtttagttagtatacttcatgcaattctcgtaactataaatttactaaaataaataactagattaaaatttgaagtcagAGTACTGTTAActtaatcaaatcaaacaaattaaaacgtttgatagtaaaatcaaaattttgaaatgtttggcagccgattcaaaatggtctatagttcaggtaagttctTTACATTTTTGCCGAATAAATATTACTAATGGATCGAGTTTGAAGTTTGCAATTGTAGGTATTAAGATGGTCTCCTGCTTGTGGCATATAATCTTCAGTGCTAATCTTCCTGACATGCTAGGCATAAGTATTAAAACATATAGGTCGTCACAAAGTTGATCATGAGGTCAATTCAGTATTTATCTAGCTGTCGAGACTTTCATATTGTAGAATTAATTTGTCAGCACCATTCTACAAATGCGCGTATCTTCATCATATCTTCTAGCATCTGTAGATCAGCAAAGCGGACTGATGCTATGTTTTCTGGTGAATATGTGAGAACAAGTTCTTAAGTATTTGAGCCATTAAAAACCTCTCACgaccttccttttttttttccccaaggATGGGTTGTGGGTGGCACCATCAGAATACTTAAATGCAGAGCCTGATCCTCTTCGGAACTTTGCTGAAAAGATTGTGGACGAAATGAACTCCAGGCATGCGGAGGATGTCCAGCGGTTATGCAATGTCTACGTGGAGTCAGGCTTTCAGGTCGTACTCTTACACCCTTTCTTTTGAGATTCTCGAACTTTTCATTATATTACACACTGATGTAGCGTTTAAAATAGTCGCCAAGATTTTATTCAACTAAATTGATTTTTGCTGCGCTTAGTTACCGGAAAACTGGGTCATTGTTATTAAGCCAAAGATGAAAAGATGCATGGTTTAGTTAAAGAAACACACGATTGTTTTCTGCATAGCCTTACGATGCTTCGAAGTTAAAATTCTTGGTGCTAACTATGGCAGGTGATAGATGCGAAGATGATATGGGTAGATAGACTCGGGTTTGACCTGCATGTATGTTCTGAGAAAGGTGTATTTGCGGTCCGAATCCCCTTCCCTAGGGAAGTCGTGGACGAGAAGGGAGCGAAGTCGTCTTTCAATTTGATGGCTCATCTTGCATGGGAGGTTGACAAGAACTATGTCGCTCCCGACTTTGAGAAAGTAAATTCCTTAAAAATGATCAGATAAATGATTTTATTTCTCTATGTTCTTTTGTTGCCattgtgttaaaaaaaaattcgttgTTTCTACGGTGATCAGTGAAGCAAtgtgatttaatttttagttgttTATCACATACGAAGTGGTTGTGCGATGATtagaatatttataaataaaaagaatttaatcAGGTTCATTGTCTCCAGTTGAAAAATCCTGCCTACCACTGTTCTTCAAATGCAGCTAAAGTAAGTATCCAACCTCTcattttggttttggttttggttttggttttggttttgggtttggtcCGAGGGTTTCTCGGGTTTTAGATCCGACAGTTTTCTGTTTCGGTTTCGAATACTTACTAAACCTTTGAAGCTACCAATATGATCTATATAATTACAGAGAATTAGTgtcatcatcattttttttcgaTTTCTCAATATTTTGATTATCTTGGCATATGAGTTTTCTTGTGGTGGGCTCGCGTGGCCTGGAATGGACCAACTTGAAGAATTTGTCAAAGTTAGAATTACTGTTTCCATGGTACCTTAAAACCTAATCTTATAGGTGGCTAGTGTGGCGTCAAATTTATGTAATGCATTTACAAATTATTTGATTGCATGCAGTTGCAACTGTATTATAGTTGTAATTAtatgcaaattcaaattcggtatttgatttgatatatttgaattcaactgtTACTGCAGTTAGAAATATACGAGAAAGTCTAATTGTAGCAGCTGGAGTGAGTAATTTTAACACTTTTTAaatagaatataatattttttatattgaagaTAATTTTACTATCATAGATATAAATTGATGAAATTTTATAAGTGCACTTTTCAACTATATACAACtaaatacattatttataattacgtTACTTTTTATtgcatccaaccaaacaaattttttgtaattataacttttatatttttttaattatatacatcttcaactttattatatttttttaatagaattaatttcatacagttccctgtaaatatagtgaataacaaatatatttttataaagtttaatttttatttgttgttcctataaaagttctgatatttttaaatatttcaatctGGTTTGTTATCGTAAGAGAActattagaaaactgtttatatttttaatttttaccatcGCCAATATATCTCTTCAAAAGCTATAGCGGTATAATATAAATGgataaaatgtcaaaaattaattaggtttaagtatttaatctatagttaactaaatttttctaacgaattttaAAGAAActtatttgaaaacatcaaaacttttacagaaataatatataaaaaataaattttataaaaatatatttattattcactatatttatagaaacatat encodes the following:
- the LOC109719947 gene encoding protein transport protein Sec61 subunit gamma-like; amino-acid sequence: MDAVDSVVDPLREFAKDSFRLVKRCHKPDRKEFTKVAIRTAIGFVVMGFVGFFVKLIFIPINNIIVGSG
- the LOC109720784 gene encoding glutamyl-tRNA reductase-binding protein, chloroplastic; the encoded protein is MPPLPHALLSPSPTLILSPKPHPHHRPLPLPLHARCSLRAAIPTESPPARGGLAITKLSPAELSRTIMELASAGTLSALTPDGWPLGVGARFVADAGGAPVLCLHSRDGSVASDARSSFHVMFEQSGSRTPQCTLLGNVVKPSDEMLLKKLRTRWEKKFGEEIDADLLHLISVERIFHREDFKEDGLWVAPSEYLNAEPDPLRNFAEKIVDEMNSRHAEDVQRLCNVYVESGFQVIDAKMIWVDRLGFDLHVCSEKGVFAVRIPFPREVVDEKGAKSSFNLMAHLAWEVDKNYVAPDFEKVNSLKMIR